Within Bacillus sp. E(2018), the genomic segment TAGGAGTTGCAGTAGGGTACATTCATGACATTGGTACATTCTTGAGTCTTCTTCGAACATTTGTCTTCTTCCCTGTTTTCTTGCTTGGACATCTGCTTGAAAAGAGAGACTTTAAAAAGATCTTACGTCCGAGAGCTAAAATTGTCTCAGCTGCTTTCTTAGTCATATTATTTATTACGTATCATTTTATTTTCCCAAACGGTACAAAAGAATGGCTCCTCTCGTCATCTTCTTACTCGGAAATACTAGGATACAACGATTGGTATGGCGGTCTTGTCCGACTCGCTATGTACGGTGTCATGTTTGCAGCAACCTTCAGCTTTTTAGCACTTCTTCCGCGCAGAAGAATGTTCTTCACTGAATTTGGAGAGCGCACCTTATATATTTATCTGCTGCATGGTTTCGTGCTAAAGTACTTGTTTACAACAGACCTGTTTGCATCTATTGAAGAAAACGGCGCGTACTTTATGCTTCTCTTCCTAGCTGTGATCGTAACGCTATTTTTAGCGAGCAAACCCGTTATTGCATTAGCACAGCCGTTTATTGAGTTGCGCTGGTCTAAGCTTAAAAAAATGTTAAAACCAAAGTCCTCTCAGCCTAGAGAGAGCTAATAATCATAATAAGAAACACCGCTCAGCCGAAATGGCTAGCGGTGTTTTTGGTTTCGAGAAGAATATAATAAATAGAAAAAGTGCGTATATTAAAATGAAATTTTTAGGAACCTTGCTTATAATAATGTTGTTTAGCCTCAGCTAACACTCGCAACGGAAGTTTGTCTGCTAGTTTAAATGCTTCTTTTTCGTTTAATTCTAATGTCTTTACAAGCTTTTCAATCTTTTCTTCAGAAGGAATCATTCTTCCCTTTTCAATATCGGCCATGTATTGAGGAGTGATGCTTAATCGTCGTGCAAGCTCTGATTTGCTCAAACCTTTTTGATTTCTAGACATTTCAATAAATTTTCCGAACTCACTCATTTCTTAAACCTCCCTTTCTTCCTGAATAAAAAAGTGTGAATTGCATGATGATGTATGCTGCTAGTCGGCTCGTCATGTTGCGAAAATCCAAGGTTGGATCAATTTCTACAATATCCATACCTTTAACAGAAGGCTCTTGTGCCAGATATTGTATTCCTTCAATTAACGAGTCACTATCTAATCCACCTGGACCGATCGCAGGACACCCTGGAGCATAAGCCTGATCTAAAACATCCATGTCGAGAGAAATATATATGTTATCTGTTGTCTGTTTTAACTGGTCAACTGATTTTTGTAACAAAGAAAGCAATCCGTTTCTTTTCACATCACCCATCGTATGAACGGTTACTCCATGATCCTTTGCATAATCATGATAAAGTTTCCCATTTGAGAAATCTCGAATACCGATCTGAACGAGTTGGTCGCCTGTAATCACTTCATTTTCTATGAGTTGGCGAAAAGGAGTACCGTTTGAAGGGCCACCGTCCTCCGTATTACGGAGATCAAAATGTGCATCAAACTGAATAATGCCGACCCGTCCCCTCGTTTCTTGAAAAGCCTTGATCGCACTTGCTGAAACAGAATGATCACCACCAAGCGTAATCACACATGCTTCGTGATGCTGAGCTCCAATATCTTTTAGGACCGAATGAATACGGGATTGTGAAGCAAAGAGATCTGTCACATGCATCTCAATATCTCCAAAATCGGTAATGGTGTAATCCCACAAATCACTTTCTTCTTCGATGCTATACGTGGAAAACGAATGCATCATCGTTCGTATGGTCTGTGGTGTGAGATGTGCACCTGAATGTGAAATGGAAGTCTTAGAGAGAGGAGCTCCAGCGATTGCTACTCCTCTCACTGCCTCACCTGACCATGGCTTTAAAAGCTGACCTGCCTTCTTGATGCCTCTGTCAGTAAATGGCGCCTCACCTGATCTACGTAGAAAGGGTATAGTTTGCATGAATATCTCCCTTTCCAACTACTAACTTACCGTTCTTCCAAACTTTATTAACGTGGTTCACACCGTAATGATAAGGAATATACTTGTAGTTTGGTACGTCCCACAGAACAAGATCAGCTCTTCTTCCTACTTCAAGACTACCTGCAACATCACCGCGCCCGATCGCATAAGCGGCATTGACCGTTACGGCGTTCCAAATTTCTTCTGGCGTCATCTTCAGCTTTAATGCAGCGAGTGTCATAATAAACTGCAGATTTTCTGTAGGTGAACTGCCAGGATTAAAATCAGTCGAAAGTGCTACGGCTGCTCCACTCGAGATCATCTCCCGTCCTGGAGCGAAGTGATCTTTACCTAAATAAAATGTGGTTCCTGGAAGAAGGACTGCAATCGTATCTGATCCACCTAGCATACGAACGCCTTCTTTACTCGCTCCAACTAAGTGATCAGCAGAAACCGCACCGATCTCACAAGCCATCTCCGTTCCACCGAGAGGATCGATTTCATCCGCATGAATCTTCACACCGAATCCAGCTGTTTTTGCTTTTTGAAGAAAGACTTTAGACTGTTCTACGGTAAACACGCCAGTTTCACAGAAAATATCTACAAACTCTGCAAGACCCTCTTTTGAGATCACACTTAACAAGGAAAGCATCTCTTCTAAAAAGGCATCCGGTCTTCCTTTATAGTTCTCAGGAATAGCATGAGCTCCTAAAAAAGTCGAAACAAGGTCGATCGGGTGAGTTTCATTCAGTTTTTTTACTACTCTCAGCTGTTTTAATTCCGTCGCTTTATCTAACCCGTATCCACTCTTAGCTTCCATAGTTGTAACGCCATATGTTAAACATCTGTTTAAATGGAACATTCCCTTTTCATACAAAGCATCTTCAGCTGTTTCACGTGTTGCCTTAACTGTTGAATGAATTCCTCCGCCTTGAGCTAGTATTTCTAAATAAGGAACGCCTTGTTGTTTCAAAGCGAGTTCATGCTCTCGTGATCCTCCAAACACTAAATGTGTATGAGGATCCACTAAGCCTGGTGATAACAGTTTTCCCTCTGCCTCAATCGTTTCTTTTGCTTGTAACACAGCCGCTTCTTCCGCTGTTCCAATAAATGCGACCACACTGTCCTTTATGCCAACAGCTCCGTTATTTATTATCTTAAGCTCATTCATTTCCGTTCCTCGCAGCGCTCTTCCCTTACTTTTTGGAACAACCACCTGTCCAGCAAGAATCAATGTATCTAGCATTTGTCACACTCCTTTTATTTCTCCATCATCGGCAGATCGACGCCTTTTTCTTTTGCTGTTTCAATCGCGAGGTCATAACCTGCATCAGCATGTCTTACAATTCCCATTCCAGGATCACTCGTTAGTACACGCTCAAGACGACGAGCCGCTTCTTCTGTCCCATCTGCTACAACGACCATTCCAGCATGAAGAGAATACCCCATTCCAACACCGCCGCCATGGTGAACAGATACCCAGCTCGCACCGTTTACCGCATTAATCATCGCATTTAAAATCGGCCAGTCCGAAACAGCATCACTGCCATCCATCATTCCTTCAGTTTCACGATTAGGCGAAGCAACTGAACCACAATCCAAGTGATCACGCCCAATAACGATTGGTGCTGATAATTCTCCACTCGCTACCATTTCGTTAATGATTTTTCCAAACTTCGCACGCTCTCCATACCCTAACCAGCAGATGCGTGACGGAAGACCTTGGAACTGAACTTTCTCCTGCGCCATCTTGATCCATTTGCAGAGGTGCTCGTTATCACTGAACTCTCGTAAGATTACTTCATCTGTTTTTCTGATATCTTCTGGATCACCCGATAACGCTACCCATCTAAATGGTCCTTTTCCTTCACAGAATAACGGTCGGATGAAGGCTGGAACAAACCCAGGGAAATCAAAAGCGTTTGTAACCCCCTCATCAAGTGCTACTTGTCGGATGTTATTTCCATAATCGAATACGACAGAACCTTTCTTTTGCATCTCAAGCATCGCCTCTACATGAATCGCCATCGATTGCTTTGACTTTTCGATGTATTGATCCGGGTTTCGTTTACGAAGTTCTGCTCCTTCTTCCATCGTGAAACCAACTGGCAAATAGCCATGCAACGGGTCATGTGCAGATGTCTGATCCGTAACAAGATCCGGAATCTCTCCCATTTCAATCATCTTTGGTAGAAGTTCAGCTGCATTTCCTAAGAGTCCGATGGACAGAGGCTCACCTTTTGCCGCATATTCTTTAGCCAGGCTTAAGGCTTCGTCTAAACTCTTTGTCATCTTATCTAAGTATCTTGTGTCTAAGCGGCGTTGAATTCTTGTTTCGTCTACATCAATGGCGATCACAACACCATCATTCATCGTTACAGCAAGAGGCTGAGCTCCACCCATTCCCCCAAGACCGGCAGTAAGCGTGATCGTCCCTTTTAAGGATTCGTTAAAATGCTTGCGAGCAGCTTCTGCAAACGTTTCATAAGTCCCTTGCAGGATGCCTTGCGTTCCGATATAAATCCAGCTGCCAGCTGTCATCTGGCCATACATCATCAGTCCTCTTTTTTCAAGATCACGGAATGTATCCCAGTTTGCCCATGCAGGAACAAGATTGGAATTCGCAAGCAAAACACGAGGAGCATCAGCATGCGATTTAAATACAGCGACCGGTTTTCCAGATTGTACGAGAAGCGTTTCGTCATTCTCTAAACGTTCTAATGTTTCTATGATCTTATGATAAGAGTCCCAGTTGCGGGCAGCTTTTCCGATACCACCATAAACGACTAGTTCATCGGGATTCTCCGCTACTTCTCCATCTAGGTTGTTCATAAGCATACGGATAGCCGCTTCTTGAACCCATCCTTTAGCCGATAATTTTGTACCTCTTGCAGCTGTTATAGAATGTTTTACGTTTGACATGTAAAAATACCTCCTTTTAATGTGCTAACTTTTGAATTATTGAACCAATTAAGATGTTATTCCAGGATGCATCGAGGATCCATGAAGCAACAGCTTCCATATCCCGGTGGAACATACGGTCACATTGTATCGTTGGACAAACGATTCTTCCCTGTTCATAAACTTTCTTTGTTTTAGGTGCTAATTTTTCCGGACCTCTAAAATCTGCTGCTTGCATCGCACAGATTAACTCGACAGCAAGAACTCGCCTAGCATTCGCAATAATTTGAGCGGCATGCCTAGAAGCGATCGTTCCCATACTCACATGATCTTCTTGATTTGCTGATGAAGGAATGGAATCGACACTTGCAGGATGTGCCAATGTTTTATTTTCTGAAACGAGAGATGCAGCAGCATATTGCATGATCATCGCACCTGACTCAAGCCCTGGATTCGGACTTAAGAAACCAGGTAAGTCACTCAACTGAGGATTGACCATTCGTTCGATGCGTCGCTCTGAAATGTTGGCCCATTCTGCTGCTGCGAGCTTCAGAAAGTCCATAGCAAAAGCGATAGGTTGACCATGAAAATTCCCACCTGATATGATTTTGTTTCCGTCATCAAAGATCAGTGGGTTATCCGTTGCGGCATTCATTTCAATCTCAAGCTTTTCTTTTACATAACCAAGAACTTGCCATGAGGCACCATGAACTTGAGGGATGCACCTTAAGGAGTAAGCATCCTGGACCCGAATCTCTCCTTGTTTCGTTGTAAGCTGGCTGCCTTCTAAATATTCTCTCAAGCGCTTGGCAACATCTACCTGCTCTTGATAACCTCGAGCAAGATGAACATCTTCATCAAACGCATCTGTTATGCCTCGTAAACTTTCTGTAGTAAGCGCTGCAATCGCATCTGCCATGAGTCCGATACGTTCGGCTTCTATATAGGCAGCAATACCTTGTGCTGTCATGGCTTGCGTTCCATTGATCAAAGCAAGCCCTTCTTTCGCTGTTAAGACGACAGGTTCAATTCCCGCTCTCTTTAAAGCATCCTGACCAGAAATACGTTCTCCTTTGTAATACGCTTCTCCCTCACCTACTAACACAAGGGCTAAATGAGAAAGAGGTGCAAGATCTCCACTCGCGCCAAGTGATCCTTGTTGAGGAACAACAGGATGCACATTCTTCTCAACTAACTCTAGCAACCTTTCGATTACGACTGGACGAATACCCGAAAATCCTTTTAACAGAGCATTGGCTCTTAAAATAAGCATAAGACGACTGATCGTCTCAGGAAACGGTTCTCCGATTCCACACGCATGGCTACGGATCAAATTGATCTGCAATGTCTCAACATCATCTCGAGAAATAAAAACATCACTAAACTTTCCGAAGCCAGTCGTGATTCCGTATACCACTTTACCTTCAGCCACAATCTCTTCAACCGCTTTCCGGCTGTCAGCCACTTTCTTCATACTGACCGGGCAAGCTTCTACGGGTTCGTTCTCATGCAGAATCCTCTTGATCTCTTCCATCGAAAGCGTATTACCTGTTAATGTAATCATCTTCATCCCTCTTTTACTAAGGTTCTGTTCTTTTATTCTTCTCTACTAACTTTTTCACGACTTAAAGCAAATAGTGATCATCTTTAGTTAAAAAGATTTTTTTAAACCAACAGTGATTATGAAAGGCTGTCTATCACTTTTGCTCAAAAAACTTCTTTGATTAGTTGATTGGAGTGTAAGATGCGTGCCTACCACCTGAGAAAGCTTCTTGCAAGGCATGCGACGAGGAAGTTGACTTCGATAGCATTAGCTCGTAAACGCAGGAGCACCATTACTTTCTTGAGCGGGACAGGTGAGACTCTTAACAGCGCAGAGCGCTAAGAGGTTCACCGCACGCCCCCCGGAAAGCGAGTACCTGTAACGGAAATCAACTACTTTCAAGTCAACAGGTGTGGCTTTTTCACATACAAAAAGAGCGCACCCGAAAGAAAACTCTTTCGAATACGCCCCCTCATCACTAGTTACTATGGGCACTATTTAAATATGATTAATTCCTAGACCGATCGCCTCATGCTCTAACCCTTTTACAGGAGCACCAATCGTTCCATAAAGAGCGACTGCGATCCAGTCCCCTTCTTCTTTCTTCTCATACGGATTACCGCGGACAACGATGAAACGTAAACCCACAGTTCTAAGAACGGTTCCAAGCTGAACCTGTCCTCTTGTCACCCCATGAAAAGCTTCCATGATGGCATGATATAAAGAATGTGTTTCACGATAAATCCCAGTTTGAATTATATTTTCACTTTTGGCCGCTGTTTCAATGGCAGCTACTACCTTTTGTGAATCCATTGAACCGGCTTTGCCTACGCAATACTTCCAGCCCAATTTCTCGATCTCAGGTAGATAACTTTCATCTAATACCCCTAACATGGCCATCTTTCCGATCAAACGTTCATTTGATAATGCCATTCCATGAATCACTCTTTCTCTAACGGCTAATAACTATCTCTAGTGTATGCGTTTACAATTTGTCCGTCAATTCCCTTTCAACAACTTATCACAGCAGTTTAGTAAAGAAATTGACACGTATAATCTATCAAACTAGCGGTAAGAATGATAGTAAGAAATATAACGGAATGAGGGTTGTTACATGTTAAACGTACAAAAAGAAATTGCACTTGCTTCAATGTCACGCACTCCACAGTTCGAGGAAGATGTAAATGACTTTTTTATCGCTTATGACAAAGCACATAACCCGCTACTGCTCTTGCCTACTACAAAAGGATTTCTTCCTGAAGGACAGGTATATGCGATTGCATTTATTAAAAAGGAAAACAATTCTTATCAATTTACTCTTTCAGATAAAATTATGCCTTTTTCAATGGATGAGGCAACGCTCATTCATGATCAGCTCGGATTTTTCTTCGGTCCTGAAAACAATATGCTAAGATCCTTTTTTAAAGGCGATACGTATGGTGCATATGTGGTTTGGACAAAGCATATGGTCACCCAATTGATCAACGAAACTCTACTGAATTGGCATAACACATCAGATGATTCACAGCGTGAAAAACACAAAACACGTCTCACTATGCTTCTTCAGGCTTAAGAAAATAAAAACTGCCTCTAAATACCCTTACATTTAAGGATGTTTAGAGTCAGTTTTTTTATTTGAATCATGTAGTAGGTGATGCCTGTTCTTTATTATTTTTCTTAAGATGTTTTTTAATAAAAGTCATGATAAATAGGAGCGGGATATAACTGATAGCTAAGTAAAAACCAATCTTATTTGTGTAGTTATTGAGCATGTTGATTTTAAGCCTAGTGTCTAGATAGTAGCAAGCAGCCAATGTGATCGCTAATAATAGTATCAGCGTAATATGTTGTCTAATGTTCAACATCAGTTTTCCTATACGGCTCGAACACCATATCGCCAATGTAATGTTTGGCAAGATTACTAAACACCACATGGAAACAAATACGAAATCAAAGCGTTCTACGAATGAGACTTGAACAATTTTCACCATAGATAGTGTTGCCCAAATATTTCTAGACAATTGCTCCTCGCTAAAGAAGGCAAACGAAAACAAAGTGACTAGCAAGTACATCATAAAGGTGAAAAGATTAGCATGATGCGCAAATTTTTGAGACCGTTTCGCATTTTTGATAAAAGGATAAAAAACAAGAAGTGTTTCAAAACCAAGATAGCTCAACATCATATTTTTCGTTGCAGATAAGTAATCCTTCATACTTTCATCAAATACAGGCAAGAGATTTGAAAAATGAGTGAATTCCAGTGGATACACGAGTAAAACGATCAATCCTAATGGAATAACCACTCCTAAAAAACAAATACCCGCTACCGTACGAAAACCTGAAGAAACGACGTAATAGGTTAATATCAGAAAAACTGCTGCGATCTTCCATGTACTTAAAGTAGGAAACATCCATACTTGTATGACTTCAATATAAGTCCTTAAAACCGTAATCGACCAAAGCAGAAAATAGAGCAGCAAAAAAAGGTTGAATAGATTTCCTAAAAAACTTCCAAACAATGTTTTATGTGTAGTCACGATATCTCCGTCACCATTATCAAGCACGTAATAGATCATCCAGATTAATATATGTACAAAAATAGCAGCAATGATAACGGATATCCAGGAATCATAGCCTGCGTATTTCGCAATAATTCGCTGATATCCAAGAACACCTACCCCTACTTGTTCAGAATGGACAAGGAAAAAGACAAGAAAGGGAGAAACGAGAAAAGCTTCTTTAATTTTTTGCATGACGATCTCTCTTCCTCTCTTTACAAAAGCAATAGGTTCTTTCTAGCTTTCCCAAGAGGAACGTAACTAACCCAACTATAACCAAAAAAGCTAACACAGAAGAAGAAATTCCCCTTCACTGCATTAGCTTTTTTTCTTATCCAGTAAACACTTCGCCATCTGGATATCTTATATTATCTTTTGTTTGTTTAGCTAAACTAAACGCCAACGTTAAAGGTCCTAATTTACCGAAAACCATCACTATACAGATCACTATCTTTCCGATAACTGTAAGATCTGGCGTTAATCCCATACTTAATCCCACTGTCCCAAACGCAGATACAACTTCAAACACGATGACCATAAAAGATGTATCTTTTTGGACATATGTGATGATAAACAATGCTGCAAAAATAAACAGGATAGATATCGTCGTTATAGCTAGAGCTCTGTAAACCACAGCATTTCGAATGGTTCTTTTCATAACTACTGTATCATCTTTACCTTTCAAGAAAGCAGCAACCGTAAAGATAATGACAACGAATGTTGTTAATTTTATCCCTCCACCAGTGGATGTGCTCCCTGCTCCAACAAACATCAAAAGAACCATTAATAAAGAGGTATCAGGATTGATCGCTGTCATATCAATCGAGTTAAAACCAGCTGTTCTTGGTGAGATTCCTTGGAAATAGGAAGCCCAAAATTGCTCCGCCCCTGAAAGCATACCAATGGTCTTAGGATTGTTAAACTCAAAAAGATAGAAAAACAAGATCGCAACAACATTGATTATCAGAGTTGATAACAACATCACTTTAGAATGCAGGGAGAGTGTTTTCCACCTGCGGCTTACCCAAATATCGACTAATACTGTAAACCCTATTCCTCCCGTTATAATTAAAAAGGATATAACAAGGTTCATCATCGGATCTCCTACATAACCCATCAAACCATCAGACCAGAGTGAGAAACCAGCATTATTGTAAGCCGATATGACGTGGAATATACTGTAATAGATACCTTTACGAACACCTAAATCCGGCACAAGTCTTAATGACAACAAGAAAGTCGCAATGATCTGAATACCGATTGAAAATATAAACAGATTTCGAACTAATCGAATTACACCACCAATAGATGGCTGGTTGAGTGCTTCTTGCATCAATACACGTTGTTTGATGGAAATTTTTCTTCCCATCATAATAACGACGAGTGATGCGAATGACATGACCCCGAGTCCTCCGACTTGGATTAAAAACAAAATAACGATCTCACCAAACAAGGTGAACGTCGAGCCTGGATCAACTGTAGCTAAGCCTGTTACTGTTGCTGCTGAAGTGGCAATGAAAAATGCATCTACCCAAGATAACGTTTCTTCATGAGCCACAGGCAGCTTTAACAAACACATCCCTACAAAGATTAGAAATATAAATAACGTTGCTAAAAACTGAGGAGGACTTAGTTTGATTGGGTTGTGCAAAAAACGTTTATGCTTTCTGACATGTAGTGCCAAGGCTTACACTTCCTCATCCTCAAATCGATTTAGGTCTTCATTGCGCCCAATCACA encodes:
- the hutP gene encoding hut operon transcriptional regulator HutP; protein product: MALSNERLIGKMAMLGVLDESYLPEIEKLGWKYCVGKAGSMDSQKVVAAIETAAKSENIIQTGIYRETHSLYHAIMEAFHGVTRGQVQLGTVLRTVGLRFIVVRGNPYEKKEEGDWIAVALYGTIGAPVKGLEHEAIGLGINHI
- a CDS encoding TrkH family potassium uptake protein — translated: MALHVRKHKRFLHNPIKLSPPQFLATLFIFLIFVGMCLLKLPVAHEETLSWVDAFFIATSAATVTGLATVDPGSTFTLFGEIVILFLIQVGGLGVMSFASLVVIMMGRKISIKQRVLMQEALNQPSIGGVIRLVRNLFIFSIGIQIIATFLLSLRLVPDLGVRKGIYYSIFHVISAYNNAGFSLWSDGLMGYVGDPMMNLVISFLIITGGIGFTVLVDIWVSRRWKTLSLHSKVMLLSTLIINVVAILFFYLFEFNNPKTIGMLSGAEQFWASYFQGISPRTAGFNSIDMTAINPDTSLLMVLLMFVGAGSTSTGGGIKLTTFVVIIFTVAAFLKGKDDTVVMKRTIRNAVVYRALAITTISILFIFAALFIITYVQKDTSFMVIVFEVVSAFGTVGLSMGLTPDLTVIGKIVICIVMVFGKLGPLTLAFSLAKQTKDNIRYPDGEVFTG
- a CDS encoding GerAB/ArcD/ProY family transporter → MQKIKEAFLVSPFLVFFLVHSEQVGVGVLGYQRIIAKYAGYDSWISVIIAAIFVHILIWMIYYVLDNGDGDIVTTHKTLFGSFLGNLFNLFLLLYFLLWSITVLRTYIEVIQVWMFPTLSTWKIAAVFLILTYYVVSSGFRTVAGICFLGVVIPLGLIVLLVYPLEFTHFSNLLPVFDESMKDYLSATKNMMLSYLGFETLLVFYPFIKNAKRSQKFAHHANLFTFMMYLLVTLFSFAFFSEEQLSRNIWATLSMVKIVQVSFVERFDFVFVSMWCLVILPNITLAIWCSSRIGKLMLNIRQHITLILLLAITLAACYYLDTRLKINMLNNYTNKIGFYLAISYIPLLFIMTFIKKHLKKNNKEQASPTT
- the hutH gene encoding histidine ammonia-lyase, encoding MITLTGNTLSMEEIKRILHENEPVEACPVSMKKVADSRKAVEEIVAEGKVVYGITTGFGKFSDVFISRDDVETLQINLIRSHACGIGEPFPETISRLMLILRANALLKGFSGIRPVVIERLLELVEKNVHPVVPQQGSLGASGDLAPLSHLALVLVGEGEAYYKGERISGQDALKRAGIEPVVLTAKEGLALINGTQAMTAQGIAAYIEAERIGLMADAIAALTTESLRGITDAFDEDVHLARGYQEQVDVAKRLREYLEGSQLTTKQGEIRVQDAYSLRCIPQVHGASWQVLGYVKEKLEIEMNAATDNPLIFDDGNKIISGGNFHGQPIAFAMDFLKLAAAEWANISERRIERMVNPQLSDLPGFLSPNPGLESGAMIMQYAAASLVSENKTLAHPASVDSIPSSANQEDHVSMGTIASRHAAQIIANARRVLAVELICAMQAADFRGPEKLAPKTKKVYEQGRIVCPTIQCDRMFHRDMEAVASWILDASWNNILIGSIIQKLAH
- the hutI gene encoding imidazolonepropionase, coding for MLDTLILAGQVVVPKSKGRALRGTEMNELKIINNGAVGIKDSVVAFIGTAEEAAVLQAKETIEAEGKLLSPGLVDPHTHLVFGGSREHELALKQQGVPYLEILAQGGGIHSTVKATRETAEDALYEKGMFHLNRCLTYGVTTMEAKSGYGLDKATELKQLRVVKKLNETHPIDLVSTFLGAHAIPENYKGRPDAFLEEMLSLLSVISKEGLAEFVDIFCETGVFTVEQSKVFLQKAKTAGFGVKIHADEIDPLGGTEMACEIGAVSADHLVGASKEGVRMLGGSDTIAVLLPGTTFYLGKDHFAPGREMISSGAAVALSTDFNPGSSPTENLQFIMTLAALKLKMTPEEIWNAVTVNAAYAIGRGDVAGSLEVGRRADLVLWDVPNYKYIPYHYGVNHVNKVWKNGKLVVGKGDIHANYTLST
- the hutG gene encoding formimidoylglutamase → MQTIPFLRRSGEAPFTDRGIKKAGQLLKPWSGEAVRGVAIAGAPLSKTSISHSGAHLTPQTIRTMMHSFSTYSIEEESDLWDYTITDFGDIEMHVTDLFASQSRIHSVLKDIGAQHHEACVITLGGDHSVSASAIKAFQETRGRVGIIQFDAHFDLRNTEDGGPSNGTPFRQLIENEVITGDQLVQIGIRDFSNGKLYHDYAKDHGVTVHTMGDVKRNGLLSLLQKSVDQLKQTTDNIYISLDMDVLDQAYAPGCPAIGPGGLDSDSLIEGIQYLAQEPSVKGMDIVEIDPTLDFRNMTSRLAAYIIMQFTLFYSGRKGGLRNE
- a CDS encoding helix-turn-helix transcriptional regulator codes for the protein MSEFGKFIEMSRNQKGLSKSELARRLSITPQYMADIEKGRMIPSEEKIEKLVKTLELNEKEAFKLADKLPLRVLAEAKQHYYKQGS
- the hutU gene encoding urocanate hydratase, whose product is MSNVKHSITAARGTKLSAKGWVQEAAIRMLMNNLDGEVAENPDELVVYGGIGKAARNWDSYHKIIETLERLENDETLLVQSGKPVAVFKSHADAPRVLLANSNLVPAWANWDTFRDLEKRGLMMYGQMTAGSWIYIGTQGILQGTYETFAEAARKHFNESLKGTITLTAGLGGMGGAQPLAVTMNDGVVIAIDVDETRIQRRLDTRYLDKMTKSLDEALSLAKEYAAKGEPLSIGLLGNAAELLPKMIEMGEIPDLVTDQTSAHDPLHGYLPVGFTMEEGAELRKRNPDQYIEKSKQSMAIHVEAMLEMQKKGSVVFDYGNNIRQVALDEGVTNAFDFPGFVPAFIRPLFCEGKGPFRWVALSGDPEDIRKTDEVILREFSDNEHLCKWIKMAQEKVQFQGLPSRICWLGYGERAKFGKIINEMVASGELSAPIVIGRDHLDCGSVASPNRETEGMMDGSDAVSDWPILNAMINAVNGASWVSVHHGGGVGMGYSLHAGMVVVADGTEEAARRLERVLTSDPGMGIVRHADAGYDLAIETAKEKGVDLPMMEK
- a CDS encoding acyltransferase family protein; protein product: MSTATKERDYYFDNAKFILIFLVVFGHFISPIKSQNEWLYTIYNFIYTFHMPAFILIAGFFTKGVWRDGYLPKIFKKVLIPYLVFQLIYSFFYYDLYGKSEVKLDFFSPHWTLWFLLSLVFWNILLKVFVKMKYPLLLAIGIGVAVGYIHDIGTFLSLLRTFVFFPVFLLGHLLEKRDFKKILRPRAKIVSAAFLVILFITYHFIFPNGTKEWLLSSSSYSEILGYNDWYGGLVRLAMYGVMFAATFSFLALLPRRRMFFTEFGERTLYIYLLHGFVLKYLFTTDLFASIEENGAYFMLLFLAVIVTLFLASKPVIALAQPFIELRWSKLKKMLKPKSSQPRES